A window of Cryptomeria japonica chromosome 3, Sugi_1.0, whole genome shotgun sequence contains these coding sequences:
- the LOC131034228 gene encoding squalene monooxygenase SE1 — MEYLGFPVVFALLLGTILSLVLILRRKKNSSATTLTMHIQDALLNESDNEGKEETDIIIVGAGVAGSALAYSLGKDGRRVRLLERDLTEPDRIVGELLQPGGYLKLVELGLQDCVDGIDAQRVLGYGLFKEGKHTKVSYPLEGHHADVAGRSFHNGRFIQRLREKASSLPTVHLEQGTVLSLIETQGIVKGVRYRSTAGAEHEALAPLTIVCDGCFSNLRRSLCNSKVDVPSCFVGLVLENCELPYPNHGHVILADPSPILFYPISSTEVRCLVDVPGQKVPSVASGELAKYLQTVVAPQLPEQLQTSFLAAIESGNIRTMPNKIMPASPLPRPGALLLGDAFNMRHPLTGGGMTVALSDIVVLERLFKPLRNLHDASALCEYVESFYTLRKPVASTINTLAGALYKVFCASPDQAMKEMQQACFDYLSLGGVFSTGPVALLSGLNPRPLSLVVHFFAVAVYGVGRLLYPFPSPKQFWLGARLIFGASNIIFPIIKAEGVIQMFFPSMVPAYYRAPPAHSIQEDRNS; from the exons ATGGAGTATTTGGGGTTTCCAGTGGTATTTGCTCTGCTTTTGGGGACAATTCTTTCTTTGGTGCTGATACTGCGGAGGAAGAAGAATTCAAGCGCAACAACTTTGACGATGCATATTCAGGATGCCCTGCTTAATGAGAGTGACAATGAAGGGAAAGAAGAAACAGATATTATTATTGTTGGAGCAGGCGTCGCAGGTTCTGCTCTCGCTTACAGTCTTGGCAAG GATGGAAGACGTGTTCGTCTTCTTGAGAGAGATTTGACTGAACCTGATAGAATTGTAGGGGAGCTTTTACAGCCAGGTGGTTACTTGAAACTTGTTGAGCTCGGTCTTCAAG ATTGTGTTGATGGAATTGATGCCCAACGTGTGCTGGGATATGGATTGTTTAAGGAAGGAAAGCACACCAAAGTGTCTTATCCATTAGAAGGACATCATGCAGATGTGGCTGGGCGTAGTTTCCACAATGGACGCTTCATTCAGCGCCTACGGGAAAAGGCCTCGTCTCTGCCAAC GGTTCATTTGGAGCAAGGAACTGTACTTTCATTGATTGAGACGCAAGGAATTGTGAAGGGTGTAAGGTACAGGTCTACGGCTGGTGCAGAACATGAAGCTTTGGCTCCTCTTACTATTGTCTGTGATGGATGCTTTTCAAATTTAAGGCGTTCCTTGTGTAATTCAAAG GTAGATGTTCCTTCATGTTTTGTTGGTCTTGTGCTGGAAAACTGTGAGCTTCCATATCCTAATCATGGACATGTCATATTAGCTGATCCTTCTCCAATTTTATTCTATCCGATTAGCAGTACAGAGGTTCGTTGCTTAGTTGATGTACCAGGACAAAAGGTTCCATCTGTTGCCAGTGGAGAACTGGCAAAGTATTTACAAACTGTGGTGGCTCCTCAG CTTCCAGAGCAACTACAAACATCATTCTTAGCTGCTATTGAAAGTGGGAACATACGAACCATGCCAAACAAGATCATGCCAGCCTCACCATTGCCTAGGCCTGGAGCTCTTCTATTGGGGGATGCTTTCAATATGAGGCATCCGTTAACTGGTGGAGGAATGACTGTTGCATTATCTGACATTGTGGTTCTTGAAAGGCTTTTTAAGCCTCTTCGTAATCTTCATGATGCTTCAGCGCTCTGTGAATATGTGGAATCATTTTACACTCTTCGCAAG CCTGTTGCATCAACAATAAATACTTTGGCAGGTGCATTGTACAAGGTCTTCTGTGCTTCACCTGATCAGGCAATGAAAGAGATGCAACAAGCTTGTTTTGACTATTTAAGTTTGGGAGGTGTGTTTTCAACTGGACCTGTGGCCCTGCTGTCTGGCCTCAATCCACGACCTCTGAGTTTGGTTGTACATTTCTTTGCGGTGGCTGTATATGGTGTTGGTCGTCTATTGTACCCTTTTCCTTCACCAAAACAATTCTGGCTTGGAGCCCGCCTGATTTTT